The following are encoded in a window of Dioscorea cayenensis subsp. rotundata cultivar TDr96_F1 chromosome 16, TDr96_F1_v2_PseudoChromosome.rev07_lg8_w22 25.fasta, whole genome shotgun sequence genomic DNA:
- the LOC120278819 gene encoding serine/threonine-protein kinase WAG1, producing the protein MEDQEPPPSSSPSPLPYISDLSDLDHSFTSSTTFTSSSSARSSLSLSFPLSSSSTSLSLSPHPHSSSNPLWSSLRATTSLSPDNQLHLHHLHLIRPLGSGDLARVFHCRLRHFPNSDFALKVIDLDSSSSKPRLSHVQTESLVLSSLDHPFLPTLFARLDASHFSCFLIDYCPSGDLHSLLRRLPLHRLHLPSARFFSSEVLLALEYLHSLGFVYRDLKPENVLLRADGHIMLSDFDLCFHSPVQPQLLPTDNNNNELEFVAEPDTAFSTACVGTHEYLAPEIVSGGGHGNGVDWWAFGVFLYEMFYGRTPFKGRTKEETLRNIVGKEVSFPEEKKEEMAPARDLIMRLLVKDPKMRLGCRRGAADIKKHPFFHGVKWALIRSSPPPEHGGDGVGRKKSGWWRVSRWFRKKISKSRRFMV; encoded by the coding sequence ATGGAAGACCAAgaaccaccaccatcatcatctccatctccacTCCCCTATATCTCTGACCTCTCCGACCTAGACCACAGCTTCACCAGCTCCACCaccttcacctcctcctcctccgcccGGAGCAGTCTCAGCCTCTCCTTCCCTctttcctcctcctccacttccctctccctctcccctCATCCCCACTCCTCCTCCAACCCTCTCTGGTCCTCTCTCCGCGCCACCACCTCTCTTTCCCCAGACAACCAACTCCACCTCCACCATCTTCACCTCATCCGCCCTCTTGGCTCCGGCGATCTCGCCCGCGTCTTCCACTGCCGTCTCCGCCACTTCCCCAACTCCGACTTCGCTCTCAAAGTCATTGACCTCgactcctcctcctccaaacCTCGCCTCTCCCACGTCCAAACCGAGTCCCTGGTTCTCTCCTCTCTCGACCACCCTTTCCTCCCCACACTCTTCGCTCGTCTCGACGCCTCCCACTTCTCCTGCTTCCTCATCGACTACTGTCCTTCCGGCGACCTTCACTCCCTCCTCCGCCGTCTCCCTCTACACCGTCTCCATCTCCCCTCCGCCCGCTTCTTCTCCTCTGAAGTCCTCCTCGCTCTCGAGTACCTCCACTCCCTCGGCTTCGTCTACCGCGATCTCAAACCCGAGAACGTTCTCCTCCGCGCCGACGGCCACATCATGCTCTCCGACTTCGACCTTTGCTTTCACTCCCCCGTACAACCCCAGCTTTTGCCCACTGATAACAATAACAACGAGCTTGAGTTCGTCGCAGAGCCAGACACGGCCTTTTCCACCGCTTGCGTCGGCACGCACGAGTACCTCGCGCCGGAGATTGTGAGCGGTGGCGGGCATGGGAATGGTGTGGATTGGTGGGCGTTTGGTGTGTTCTTGTATGAGATGTTTTATGGAAGGACGCCGTTCAAAGGGAGGACGAAGGAGGAGACGTTGAGGAATATAGTGGGAAAGGAGGTTAGCTTCccagaggagaagaaggaggagatggCTCCGGCGAGGGATTTGATCATGAGGTTGCTTGTTAAGGATCCGAAGATGAGGTTGGGGTGTCGTCGTGGAGCGGCGGACATCAAGAAACATCCGTTTTTCCATGGTGTGAAGTGGGCGTTGATCCGGTCTTCGCCGCCGCCGGAGCATGGTGGTGATGGTGTTGGCCGGAAAAAGAGTGGGTGGTGGAGAGTGAGTCGTTGGTTTAGGAAGAAGATAAGCAAGAGTAGAAGATTCAtggtgtaa